The following nucleotide sequence is from Salvia splendens isolate huo1 chromosome 2, SspV2, whole genome shotgun sequence.
TTAAGATCATCACATATAGACTGTCTTTGGTTGCGAAATTATTTAAGAAAACGAGATGATAAAAGAGGGAAATTTTTATCACATTTTAGTGGTCCTATCCTTTTTTATTCCATGTTCTCTATGGTTTAAAACATAGTGAAAATTAGAAAAAGGGTTGCcctgaaaaaaattaattatttaagagGACAATTAACCACCCCACATAAGCaggaaaatggtaaaaaaaaattatccctTCTTCCATAAAAGAGAAAGCACCCATAGAAGAAAAATCATCCAAGTAATCATTCCATGAAGACATGAAAAGAAGCCAATAAGTACCTGGGTGCAATAATAAATACGGCCTCTCTTTCCTCCTCTAGTTCTTGGAGGTGGTTTGAATGCAACAGCTTCACTGACAACTTGATTTAATGTTGCTGTTGATAATCTCCTTGATCTCTCTTTTGCCACTAGACCAGCAGCCACAGTGATCCTTTGAAATTGAAGATGGGCATAAAATCAGGAAAAGCAACCAAATAAAAGGTGCATGGCCTGTAAGTATAATATTGTAAACCACAAACTGTGATAGGCATAAAAAGCAATTAAATAGTTCCTATCATGTTGGGATAAAAACTTAGAATTCACTATTTCAGCTAACTAGAAGCTGGGCATATAAGATAAGGTTGAGAAATTCTATAAAATAACTTCGTTCTCAGAATTCACATTTGAGGAAATTTAAGACAATACTTTTGCTTGCCAGGTTAAAGTACTGTAAACATATATTGGAACACAGTTTATGAATTCTTGCAGATGAGAATATGATTTAAAGACATGTGGATGAATTTAATGATAGTGTGATTTTGCATCAAAAGTTCTAATTGGAAACGTACTTGTCAACACTCTGCCCTTCTATTGCTGTTGAGTACACTACGGGTGCCCAACTAAGAATACGGAGCTTCCCTCTCACATCTTCTTCGTAGAACAGAGCAGTTTGCTGGTTTTTATTAGGTATTGTGTCCCATTTGTTCACAACAATTAGGCAACCTTTCCCTTCTCTCTCTATTTGTTCAGCTATCTTGAAATCCTTGAAAGTCAAAACCATGATGTTTACTCATGTTAGAGCTTATAAAAAGTACAGCCTCATTGAGATACGTGGAACatatacaaaaaatgaaatggataattaaaattgaaCTCTTGCATCAGCCTGCCATACGGGAATTGCAAGGAAAAAGCTTTTTTCAACAGCAATTATACATGAAAGCTGCAATAGTGCTTGTAGTTTAGATAGTACAAACTCTCCACTTCCAAATCCActtataaatttcaaatatttagaAGAGAGCTCAGAAGCCAAACTAACTACAAAGATGCCCAGAACTATACATGCTGCATCCTCCAACTATATATATTTGAGTAATCGACGCTGAGTGCAGATCTCTCCTGTGTTGTTTTATGTTTTTCAGTTCATTCATTTAATCCAGTTCCATAATTCttattttgtgatattatttTGTGGTTCTCCTTTATTCTACCAGTTACAATCTTAATTTAGTCCAGTTTTTCGCTCAATCATGAATGCATGAATCTTATAGATATATTCAACAACATATGCatacataaaattaatcaaaCTGCAAAAATTATGCACGTGTTACCTGTTCTGTGATGCAGGCCATAGCTTCAATTACCAGGGCAACAACATCAGAACGTCGAATGGCACGAAATGCTCGGTTAACAGACAGGGCCTCGGTGGTGCTGCCTGATGAAGCTACAGATGCTTTCTTTCTGATACCAGCTGTATCTATAAGATGCCATTTCTGCAAAAACATGAAATATACAGTTACCAACTGCTTTTCATTAACTAAATCTCAGAACTGAATGTTTCTTGTAATATGCGCTTTAAGAGTCATGTTGGATCAAATGGACATATTCAAAACTGCCTTGTTAAGTGCAAGAAAAACTAGAAACACTGGAGAAAGGAAATATCAATTGCTTAAGGTAACAGAAAATCATTTCTTGGATATCACGCGCCACGAAGGAATGGATCTGAAGTCCCTTGAAATTGAAATCTgttgttcggatttacagtagACTTGTTTAAGAATTTCAATTGATGAGGTTTTACAAATTGTAATGATTTGGGAACCATAAAGATGAACGAAATTCAATGATTTACAGTTCAACAGCAATATTAAGTTGAGATGTTCCAAACCACTCTCTGAATAACATCATTTAGACATTTACATGTTATGTTGATTTAGAGAAATCATTATAGGCATGCTAAATTAGCTGAACAGAGGATTTAGGAGCATCCAAATGTCAAACAGAAAGTGAAACATTTTCGTTGAGGAAACGTGACAGAGTTGGTTGTACAGAGAATTATGATCATGTTAATATAAAAGGAATAAAGGATATGACATTGACAATGTTAAGCTCCATTAACCAACCTGGCCATCTGATCCCGTAAAGTCAGTATCAATAGCATCTCGGGTGGTTCCACTGATTGGACTGACAATCGTCCTATTCTCCCCTACCAAAGCATTCAAGATACTACTTTTACCTACATTTGGTCGGCCAACTATGGCAATGGAAGGAACATATTCTTCCGTATCAGGGTCCTCTATATGCTGCAAGGGATGAAaacaatcaatttttattttcaaaatatttacaACAACAATATTCTTTTCAACAGGTTGGATATATCAATGATCATATCCTCGATGATTTAAAAGCGTAAAAGCTGAAGCATCTCAGTGCCTGGTGCAATAAAACTAACCTCAATCTTTTTCAATTGAGAACAGACAGAATCAAGAAGGTCCCCAGTTCCACTCCCAGATAGAGCAGATATTGGAAGGGGAGAAAACCTAgtaaatcaaagaaataaaataactcGTTAAACATCAGATACTAGTACAGGTACTCACATTGAGTAATATATAGTACAATGTAATTCAACTaacattatttcctttttctttgtaTAGATTGAAAGCAGCATCTTTGGAGATTTAGATGTCAAGATAGAGAACACAGCAACAATATGATAGTGAATGTATGCCGCCTTTGAAGTTTTATTCTTAAGTTGTTAACTACTActagtttttttatattatgCATGGGCATGGCCTGTGCATGAGTTAAATAGGCTTTTGCAAGGGAACCGGGGAGATGACAAGATTATCTCTACAAACATAAACAGAAAACTGAGTAATGGAAGTGTAAAACCATAAGTTATCCATCTAGTCATTCACGTCTCCAAATCTCCTGACCTTTTCCTCTTTTGTGTACTTTACAGTGTTTGCTGTTATACGAATCCCACatgaaagtgtggaatagcaaTATGGCGTAAAAGTGGGTGCCAATCCTTTACCTCTGATCATGATTATGGGTTAAGTTAAAGCTCCCTAACTTATATGCCTATCAATTTGGAGAGGTAAACCCACTCCAGACAGCCTACGGAAAGGGGCTACCCGAAAGGGGAATATCATCCGTGGACGTCTAGTTTGAAAGGGGAATGGATTGATATGAATCCCACATTGGTTCCACATGAATGTGTAGAGTGGctcaaccctttacctttgaccatggttttgggttaagttatgGCTCCCTCACTTATATGCTTTTCAGCTTGAAGGAAAATAAGTTTCATTAAGCCCTCTAACATCATGTGATTAAATGGTACAGAGAATCAGAGATCAATGACAAGAATCCATGAAACAGTTGACTTGAAAGAATAAAAGAGCACTTACCCTAAACCCCAGAAATCTGACGCTTGTAAGGTACCTTTGCGAGGAGATTCACATTTGTTAACAGCAAGAACAATATACTTGTGTGAATAGTTCTTTCGCAGCCAATCCCCTATTTCAACATCTGCTGCAGTCAGACCTGCCTGTTAATTGTTCATCTTCATCATAGACTTCCCATGAGGAATACGACTTGTGATGTAACATTATAACGTACAAACTCCATAAAATTCACAAACATAGTTTTTTTCAAATTTGTCAAAGAACATAAACAAATCCTACAAATCTACTGtatatactaaaacaaaatcGTCTttcaaccccccccccccaaacaTGATCACATTCATGATTCCATGTAAAACATAATCCCTCCATCCCCCAAATAtaatattgtcccactttgagctggcacgggttttaagaaatgtaatgaaaagtgagttgaaaaagttagtggaatgtgggtcctatttttatatattagttttataataaaatgtgagcatgattgagttagtggaatttggggtccactaccaaaaatggtaaaaagtgaaataaactttgtgggacggacggaaatggaaaaatgggacaaactttcagggacggagggagtagtattttatgcCACTATTTTAAAGTTTAACTGTTTAAGAGAGCTTTTACTGAGTCATTGACCTACAGCTTTTAACTTGGCAATTCCACTTCCAAGTTGCTTAagtaatttgaaaaaaaaaatcattatgtCAATCTTTTCAACTTCtagattaaaattttcatcaaCCCAATCCACAATAAATCACTGTTGGTTTTTGGAGTTATGCTTCTGTTGTATATACCTGCATTATTCCATGGCTCATAAATGTTCTACTTTGTAGTCACATCTATTATCTATTATATATAACCTTAAATAAATATTCTAGAGATATTTTAATGAATTTATAACTAACTAATAATGATCAATAGATTAAACATGTTGATGAATCTTGTCATTGATTTGACACGTATACACTATAAAATTATATCAAATGATTTCATGGTGAATTCAAATCTCattaatagagaaaaaaatcataatataaATTACTTATATATTTTTTGACTAATTTAGCTACCCTGTATCGGGTAGGAGCAAAACTAGTTGTACACAACAATAAGCTTCTTACATAACTAATAACGCAGTGAAAAACGCACCTGACcatcaacaacaaatataatgaCAGAAGACTCTTCCACAGCAACAGTAGCTTGTCTTTCAACCATGGAAGGCATCCTAGCAACAGCAGCTTCCCTGGAGGCGAGAGGAATACCCTCCATGCCAATTGTTGTTGATATAGCTTGTTCTtcatgatattttgaaattgtaAGTACACCTCCGGTGTCCActaccataaattcataatcACCCCAATAAGATCTACCATACAAACGGTCCCTCGTAACACCAGGTTCATCAACCACTATTGCTTTGTTTCCCTGCAAAGAGGCAACTCTGACAAATAAGACTTATATGCTAAATCAGGATTCCATCAAAAATACAGAATTAACTTAAACAATTGACACGGACACAACATACTTGTAGATGAAATTGGCAAGAGCAATTTCAACCAGAGCTAACAGTACATACCCCAACCAAGCGATTAAATAACGCCGATTTACCAACATTTGGCCTTCCAACTATTGCAACCTTTGGAAGAAGATGCTCAGGAATCTGCCAAAAAATTACTTGCCAAATCAACACAAAGAAAAATCCTACCCTACAGAAAACATTCATCTTCAAGATAAAGAAAATCAGGTTGATAACTAGAAGCAGCATTTTAAACATCCATAAGTATAGAAACTATTTTTGCTGTAATATCGATTTTTTAAGGTCACACCTCCCATCTTTTTGGAAATGATACACCAGCCAAAATAAGATAGTTTAACAGACCCAAGTACAAGGTGGAGGAAACAGGTTTTATGCTGGCATGGGTCAAAAGCTCGTGAGAATTTCCAATAAAGAGTATACTTATTAATTTGAATGTACTGAATTTATAAACtcatattaaaagaaaaatttACTGTGACTTCAACATCTTTCTAATGCATAAGCATTGTAATTAAAACTCCATCGTAAATTGGTAATCAACCAAAAGAACAACAGAGATCTAGAAGACACATGAGTTTCACTGACATTGCTTATAGGATTTGAAATCTTCTTCTGCTTTCCTCGAGTTCCCTTCTGTTTGGAAACTTCAGCCTCTGTAAACATCCAAACACAGGATGTCAGCATATTCACCACATATAAATTGcaaaaaatttatttcaaatCATTTCCCAAGGGTTATTTCTTGCAATTTCTCAAATGTAGTCCTCAAACCTCCAAAATTAGGAGGTGTTTGGCTGAGCTTATAGTCCTTAAAATAGCCTATATAAGCTTCAACAAAGAAACAACTTACTCAACCCCAACTTAGTCCTTAAAATAGCCTATATAAGCTTCAACAAAGAAACAACTTACTCAACCCCAACTTAATTTTTCATAATCTCATAAGCAGCAATCACTTATCAACCGCAACCATTTCAATTTCATCTCTCTTCAACTTTCTCTTCCAAACTCATTAATCCATCTCTACTTATAAGCTCGATTACAGAAGCTTTTTGCCCAATTTCACCCCCAAATTTTCACCATACCTAATTACTCACATTGTAAggaataattataaaaaaatagtttacGAGTCACGAGTGTGATAAAACGAACCAATATTCAATTCTCGAGACAAGGAATCAGAGAACTCCTTGACCGCCCGCCTAGCCTCGATCTCAAGCTCTTCAGCGTCGAAATTCTCCAATTCCTCCTCCTGATATCCATCAGATGGCGTTTCGTGTCCGTGAATCTCGGCATGTAGCTCAGTTTCTTCACTGATATCGAAATTGGTAGCAAACAATGGAGCAGTGGAAGGCTTCCGGAGGTGCAACTGACGGCGGACGGCGGTGGGGAGAGAGAAGGCAGCAGGGGGAGGGTAACAGTTTGAGAGATGAGAGATAAAGCAGCAATTCTTGCAGAGAGGAAGTGCGAAAAAGGATGACAACATTGCCTCTTCTTCGCCCTTGGAATGTGGATGTGAGAGTGGGGTTTATCGCACAAAAAAGGTCTATCCATTTCCAACTATACTGTGAAATGCGACTTTTTTCAAACGATGAGAATTGTTAGTCCTTTTGTAACGACTTGTTACGATGGGTTCATATAACTTTGGGACTTGACTATAATAATATTAGGAATATCTTATATTGCTATTGTTAACTATAATGCAACGATAGGCATTAGATTTTTAAATGAAGTCCAAGATCATTCGGCCCAGAGTATCAatacaatatataaaaaaatgttaataaggatattaatgtcaattaataaaaattaattataactaactttcgtaaaatatctcaaaaatttaaatgcatataactatctcaatttaaattattcgaATACCATATATCAAAtcaaagataattttataaggattccacgAGATCGTACATGCATATGTTTCAAagccaaaattttaaaaaaaaattcatgaatttttgtatttttcaagAAACAGGTAATATCAATACGGCTTACATAATAcaccctccgtccacgaaaaatagggttATTCCATTTTTGtccctcgttttgaaaaaatgataatatatagttaaagtgaagagaaagaaaagtaagaaagagaataatatagactagagaaagaaaagtaagagagagaataatatagacataagagagagaataatatagacaagtatattattctttctcttacttttctttctctccactttaactatttattatcatttttccaaaacaaggGACAAAAATGGAATAACCCTATTATTcgtgggcggagggagtatgtcaATTAGATGTGGCAAATCATGCGtgttgggtcgttatcaggtCAACCTGTTAACAACACGACTCAATAAggacaaacacgaacacgacccatAAAGAAAACCCTAAACCCGAACACGAACATGACCTGCTACCCTCAAAcccgaacacgacacgaacccattaatgACACGAACCACATTGGGTCAACacaacacgataacaacacgtacatgaCACGACACTATagcaacacgacctgataacacGGTTAGAACCTCATAACACGGTAAGAACTGTTAACAATGGCTCAATTAACAAAAGTTACAAAACCTTAAATCTGATCattaaaaatttgattaaaaatctaaaatctgaTTACACAATTCGATTTCATGAACAATAATATCAATAGATTTATAGCAACAAAATCCAACGAAAACTAACAAAAAAtcatcatttttaaatttaaaaaaaattaataatataataatattatttcttattgGGTAACACGAACACGGCacaaaattttcatttcttaatgggtcgacccgataaggacacaaactcaataagctctgacccaaacccattaatttcgtgcggattcgtgtcgggtTATCGTGTCATgccaaaaattgccagccctaatgTTAATATAATGCTTGCACAATGTCAATacgaaattgtgttgacattttcataTCTTCATGTTGATATATTTTATACAATATATTGATAATGGgttcctaaaccctaaatttgatagttgttattatctttttaatattaaaaaaattgaaattacacatgacaatttATAAACCATTAGATCTCTAAAATCCCAAGGTCTTAAATTACTTATAGTTAACAATTAAAAgatgagttaacaattgatcacaTCCCAATAATATCATTACTTAGAAAAATAATTGTTCGATAACTTTGGAGTATGAAGAGGTTAGTAAATTGATCCACTTATAAGATTTAACTtgatttatttagtttagattaGTTTTCttgtattatttatatttattaatttgttatttcaaTAAGCTTGTACTTCTTCCGTTCCGATTAAGATGAGATTTTAGAAGTTGTTGGTTAATATAGTTAATTGGGAAGAGAAACGAtgagtgtaagtattaaataaaaagagaaagtgagttgaagatTCAATTGAAAAGAGAAAAAGTGAGGTTGAGTGGTATTaattagagaaagaaaaagttatcaaaaatttaaatgtgtcatcttaattgaatcaaattaaaaaataaagtgtgtcatcttagttgagaGTAAGGAGTAAAATtttacaatgaagtaaaataagataatATCATTACTTAAGGATTGAGATTTAACAAGACGTAGACTATTGAGAAACTGGCTTATTTAACGAGTGAGATGGCGATTACTTCGTTTAAATTCTCAATGCTTCTGATGGGCTAAGGCTTTACATGAATGTTAAATAGGTTATGCAAGACCCAAGAAGTAAGTCGGCGCGTTTACAGATTTGAGAACAAATAAAATGTTAGGAGCATTCACGATAGAACCAGCGGCGGACCCAGGTGGGGTCGCGTGGGGTCGACCTTTGATCCAGCGCAGCTCCGTCTCCGACCCCATGGCAGCTTCAATTCCACCCGAAACCTTCTGcctatttttctaaaaataagaGGAGAGATGAGAGGTATAGGAAAGGTGTTGCAGAAACTGTGTTGGAAGGCTGAAGGAGACGACCTTTGGGCGTATTTTGTGCAAATAAGTTGGGCCATTAGTgggcaaataattaaataagttgGCTCATTGTGGATTTATTAAGCataactattttttatacttttcgtTTCAAgtttcattatatttatattttatttattattccctAGGTTCctaaagaatatatattttgaGTTCACTACAGGTTTTAATATAaagttggtaaagtaagagagatgtgaaaaaaaaagtaattaaaggattgttagtggagaatgaatctCACCTCATTAAAGAAAAATGACTTATCAAAATTAGAAAGCGCATATTCatatgggacggactaaaaaagaaagagtgcatattcttgtgggacggggggagtaatattttaaaactaTTACTATTAAAATGTTTGGTTCtaagaattttaaaattgttattttACACTTTCACATACGGATATTCTGAAAATTAACTATCCCTCACAGAAtatgaatattaaaatataataattttaaataattatttaaatattatatttattattaaatttttaactaTATCCGACCCCACTGGCTTCATTTTTTGGATCCGCCATTGGATAGAACGGACTAGCCAATAGCCTAGCACTAGCTAGGACTAACCAAAAATACCTTCTGCCATGTCACTAAGACTTTTCACAGCCTGTCACATTATCAGGGCTTCCCACGGCCCAATAACAAcctagcactaggactagccGACGTCCTagccaataaaataaattcacaaattcacaaatacagaattaaaaatttgacacgaatacggacggaaaaagtgcaataataatttcattaaataaaaaaaattaacacagtacaattcaacaaaaaaaaatctagtaaaattataaaataaaaaacaacgaTTCGAACAAATTACATTAGATATCAATGTGCACTCCTCCGAACCTATAACTCTTCTATTATATCTTGCTGGAGTCGAAGTTGGGCTTCTTGTTGGCGAATATCAGCAAATGCTTGGACCCTTTCAGCGTCCCCACGAGGTATCCCCATTCGTACGTTGGTGGTGgccacgtcgtggcttggaccgacaACATCTTCATTGGCCCAATCAATCAGTTctggaccttcattttcgacgatcatgttgtgcatgataatacatgcgtgcATGGCATCAGCAACGCAGTCGTCATACCACAAccgtgttggacccttcaccgctgcccatcgagcctgaagcacaccaaatgcccgctccacatccttgcgcgccgTCTCCTGTCGTTGAACCAAAGAAAGATTTGCTTTGTGCAATGGAAGAATGGAGAGCATGAGTGGCACCATCCCCGAAGGGAGCATAGAGCCCCAAGACCTCCACAAGCTCAGGACTTTCGTTGGAGACCCTTGCAGCAGCATGAACAGCCGGCTGCCCGGCCTGCTTCTCCAAACCGTTTTGAGCCCCTTCGCGACCAGATTGTGGACCGTTTTGAGAAGGAACAAGAGACGCTTAAACAACCCTCAAGGCGTGAGACTGACCCTAGCCTTGTTGATTCAGCTTCTTCGAGCTTCCACAGCTCTGATACAGCTATTCGACCTGTTGAGGCTGCAGCAGCTAACCCTTCCTCTGTCCAGTTTGCTGATGAGCACCAGAACGACGAAATGGTGGTGGACAACTGGGAAACGCATGTGATTCCAACATCGCCATCTAAAGGAAAAGGTAACGCTGACCCTTTTTCGTCTTCTTGTCTTCTAACGCAGATAGTTTTGTTTCAGAAAGAGTGAAAGAAACATACTAAGAGGCGGCGGAAAATAAGACTGACGAGGAAGAGATTTTGGAAACTCCACCTTCTTCTCCACAGGCAGCCTGCGATGCTGGAAAGAAACAGCCTAATACATTCAAGAAAGTGGCGGATCAAGCGATCCaaaaaatcatacatgctaCAAATGGCAAAACAAGAAGCATGGTCAACAACCTTCCAACAACAAAAAGAACAGGAAGCGTAACTCTGGGTGTAAGAGACGTCGATGATAGTTACAACCTTGAATGTGAGGGGTATGAAGCACACCCCAAGAAACAACTGGCTGTTGTAGACTtcatcaaacaaaacaaaatggaTGTCATCGGCCTCCTCGAAACAAAGATGGACGCTGATAGTATGAAGACTTTCATGGGGAAATACTTCCCTTCTTGGCATTTACACAACCTGGCCCAACTTACAGGTGGAAGGATGCTACTCATCTGGAATAGGGGTGgatcggtacggtataccttactttcagtGTCATgccgcataccgtaccgaaagtagcggtatgacaaaattccataccgataccttaccgaattttcagtataccgaacttcggtataccgaaaattcggtatgataattTTCAGTACCATTATCATACCATTATTGCGGTATATCGTACcgtattgcggtataccgtacttttacgATATACCAAAATACAGTACGTCATACCGTAATACCATTATACctgttataaaaaaaatattatagttttatatccaaaatatttaaaataacatttCCAAGTATTCAACTGTTTGAAAAAGTTCAAAACAATAAAACTTCAACAATCTAAATCCAAAACAACCAAACCTAtaccaaaaatatttaaaataacatttCAAGTGATCAACACTATATTCATTTCTCACAACCTTGTTGTCTTGATACTCACAATCCCACAAGAAATCTTTGAAGATGTCATCTGCATTTGACAATCTTTATTAATAGTCGAGCATAATCATAATGACAAATACTATGAAACAATCAAACCAAAATAATATAAGAAGTGTAAAATCCATATATCGACACCACCTAATTAACTAAGAAGAGATGAAATGATTAAACTTAAACTTGATGAAACCATCATAGCCTAActactaatattaatatattaaatagaaaatgggATACATTACTGTGCAAATATGTGTTAaatgaaagtaaagtaaaataatggCAATATAGACTACTTTTTAGATGAATTTAGTTTTCATATGAACAGAAATACTCTGACATTACATGGCTGATTGAAAAGATATTTGTTTAAAGAAATAAAACAGTAATATAATATCTAGTACCTCATAAGTTGTTGGATCACGTAGGAGATAAAACTTGAGAATCATCTTGACTCATGTTTGCatctataaaataatataaaaataattatcatATATAAGGCAAAGaaatttaataaactaaaataacacAATAACACTtacttttttcaatttcttcaatttcttaaTATAACTCAAGGTCATCATCAGCTGGATCTTTATATAAGCTAAATTTATCTCCTTTGAGCCAATCATTCGTGCACACCAATGTCTCTACCATTTTTGGGCTCAAGCTAGTCCTAAAAGGATCCACAACCCTTTTACCAAGCTAAAAGCTGATTCACTAGCAACTGTTGAGCTAGGAATTGCAAAGATATCCTTTGCAATTAGTGAAAGGATTGAAAAAACAGGCCCAGTCAATcttgcccggtcgggcgttttgttgCTCAAAAATCGCCCGCCCGGGCGTTTTTTCTGTCTCGCAACATATGCGCAAAACGCCCGGGCCCCGCGTTTTTTCACTGCAATGCGCAGTCTTTGTAAAACAGCTGCGTCTTCTTCTAccgggctccgattgaggcgtgcaaggtatccacgcgaagctctttcgaaggtTAACGCAATGGTGGCCTTGTAGAAGCATTTTAAATTAATCTTGAAGGGATGATTACTGATCAGTTTCAGacctttttttcctttctcctctctaTCTTTGAGCTTGGTCTTTTGTCCTACAATACATCAAAATGAGTCATTTTTCACCTTAAAAAGTGTGTTAATACAATGCAATATAGGACTACAATTTGATtaacatcaaatacccccaaacttaagtCTTGCTCGCCCCGAACAAGTTAAACAATTTAGCACTCTCTAGACCTCTATGGTCATTCCTCTCGCATCACACCAACCCACACAAGTCCTCAAACTTATTGGATTGACCCCGCATTCACTCGCAAGTAGGACTTTGGAACATGCAATGTGCACCAATCAACCGACCAACCACCTAAGAGCTTGTCACTCCACACCAATTTATGCTCGAGTAGCGCCTAGGGAGTCTCAAACCGTCATAACTAGATCATCAAATGGAGTTCTTCCGGCTATTCTATTTTTAGGCACTCATGGTgtctcccccaaacttaagcaAAACTTATCACTAACAAGTCAATGTGACTCATGAATCAAAAGGACTTTAATCATTGGGATGTAATGGGGCTTTTGGTCAAAGTGGGATCATATTTGGCTAAGTGACTCACCACCAAGTTTACTAGCACTAACACGTCCATTACAATTCTCACATCTCAATTATAACTCAAAACA
It contains:
- the LOC121790642 gene encoding GTPase Der-like — translated: MLSSFFALPLCKNCCFISHLSNCYPPPAAFSLPTAVRRQLHLRKPSTAPLFATNFDISEETELHAEIHGHETPSDGYQEEELENFDAEELEIEARRAVKEFSDSLSRELNIEAEVSKQKGTRGKQKKISNPISNIPEHLLPKVAIVGRPNVGKSALFNRLVGGNKAIVVDEPGVTRDRLYGRSYWGDYEFMVVDTGGVLTISKYHEEQAISTTIGMEGIPLASREAAVARMPSMVERQATVAVEESSVIIFVVDGQAGLTAADVEIGDWLRKNYSHKYIVLAVNKCESPRKGTLQASDFWGLGFSPLPISALSGSGTGDLLDSVCSQLKKIEHIEDPDTEEYVPSIAIVGRPNVGKSSILNALVGENRTIVSPISGTTRDAIDTDFTGSDGQKWHLIDTAGIRKKASVASSGSTTEALSVNRAFRAIRRSDVVALVIEAMACITEQDFKIAEQIEREGKGCLIVVNKWDTIPNKNQQTALFYEEDVRGKLRILSWAPVVYSTAIEGQSVDKITVAAGLVAKERSRRLSTATLNQVVSEAVAFKPPPRTRGGKRGRIYYCTQAAIRPPTFVFFVNDAKLFPETYQRYMEKQLRSSAGFPGTPIRLLWLSRRKSEKNGKEASVREQ